The genomic segment aaggttaacgatgatccagctaatattgaagggacaaatgatgaagaggttctTACCCAAGAatctctacagcaacaagattcaattgcatatagaaggccaagaagagagattcgtaagcctgctcgctttgatgatatagtggcctatgcacttccaattacagatgatgatgttccttctacttacacagaagtaataagtaaccctgatggtgtaaagtggaagcaagcaatgaatgaagaaatgcagtctcttcataaaaataagacctgggagttggtgacactacccaagggaaagaaggcaattggatgcaaatgggtatatgcaaagaatgaaggatttcctgataaaaatgaaattcgatacaaggctagattagtagcaaagggttacgctcagaaagaaggaatagactacaatgaagtgttttctccagttgtgaagcattcgtctattcgaattttgctagccttggttgcgcaatatgatcttgaactagttcagcttgatgtgaagaccgcgtttttacacggtgatttggaagaggaaatctatatgactcagccagttggattcaaggttgctggaaaagaaaattgggtttgcaaactgacaaagtcgctttatggattgaagcaatctccgaggcagtggtacaagcgatttgatcagttcatgaaagggcaaaggtacacaagaagtaaatttgatcattgcgtgtattttcagaagctacaagaaggaactttcatatacttgctcttatatgttgatgatatgctaatagcatctaagagcaaagttgagattgaaagattgaagactcaactcaatctcgagtttgagatgaaagatctaggagaagctaaaaagattctcggcatggaaatatggagagatagagctcatgatagagttagcttgtctcagaagcagtatttgaaaaaggtactacagcagtttggcatgaacgagcagacaaaacctgtaagtaccccgttggcttctcatttcaagctttctgcacaactatctccttcgacgaatacggaacgagaatacatgttgcaagttccgtattctaatgcagtgggtagcttgatgtatgcaatggtgtgtacaagacccgacatttcacaggcagttagtataatgagcaggtatatgcataatcctggaaaaggacattggcaagctgtgaaatggattctacggtatattcagaagaccatggatgttggattactgttcaagcaggataatacacttggtaaaggtgttattgggtacgttgattctgactatgccggtgatttggacaagcgaagatcaaccaccggttatgtgtttacacttgctggaggaccaataagttggaagtctacactacagtctacagttgcattgtcaaccacagaagccgagtacatggctgtaacagaggctgtaaaggaggctatttggttacaaggtatggctaaaaccttggggttggttcaggagcatattaacgtgtattgtgatagtcaaagtgctattcatttagcaaagaatcaagtctatcatgcacgtacaaaacatatcgacgtacgattccattttgtgcgggaaattattgaagaggggaaaatttgtcttcagaagatcaagactgtagataatcccgcagatatgatgaccaaggtggtaacatcaaccaagttcgaacattgtttgaacttgattaatatcctgcaagtttaacagttgaagaaggcactatcaagtattgttgtcaaaggcagaaagaattgtatgaagataagattatcctaatcaaatcttcaatgtggagattattggaacccacccattgtttgaaaagtcaaaaagagtgggcaccgaaagtagaaagtaaaattggttggcaagttgggttaaaagttggcatgggataattgcaattttggtccctaattgtatagggacattgcaagttgatccttgaacctcaactataaataggcttaaccatttcttactttcttcatcccacacttgccattctctacttaaggcaattgttctctctccctatttgtaaactttcacttgtatttttggagtgaaatatatttggtagtgcccgaggacgtaggcaaaatttgctgaacctcgttaaaattctagtgttctttattttttgttctgcatattttgcaagtgtcattgtagtgatttattgtgctattaaattacgatagagggatattctggctaggaaagatctggtatgtaagcgatcctcgtgatccacctctctttcctggaaattgaacttagtgtgatttttcagtacaataattttactctttcacacgcttccgcgcaacatgGATAGTACATATAAACCAGTTATGCTAATTATCTATCTTGTCTTTTCCtactttattatattaaattattattttattcttatatATAAATTAGGTTTAATGTTGTAAAAAATTCTtagacttttttaaaaaatgattaagtCCTTGCTTTTTTTCACTACTTGAATTtttagactttaaaaaaaatttaagcctctactttctttttttttttgcatttaattGGATACTTAAACTGTTAAAATGTATCAAAATGTCATTTGACCGTTAACTTTAACAATTAGtcgttaaaattaattttccctaattttttcagttaaagccatCATGTGTCATAACCACGGCGTGACATGTagtaaaaaattatacaaataaaaattactaaaaattataaaaattattaaattttaataaaaattataaaaatcgtaaaaaaattataaaacataatatagaaaaaatttataaacttttataaagttggaagaaagttataaaaaatataaaattcgtaaaagatttataaaaattattgtatcAAAAATTATCATACTAAAAGAAGTggtttataatttttctataatttttattgatttttattttttatcattttttgtcaTATGTTACGTTATATTGCGTCACGTGACGGCTTTAACTGGAAAAAAACTGAGGGTCGTTAACAGTTAATGGTCAAAGGacctttttgatacattttaacagttcaagtacccaattgagtgcaaaaaagtagtggcttaattgattttttaatttgaggacttttttaatacattttaaaagttcaagtacTTAATTAAGTGGAAAATTAAAAACAGCAGCTTAATTGCTTTTTACACACTTAAACCTATAaagtattaaaaggaaaaaaatgtaataacataatgtgaaaaaaaatcatatattttatgttttcttaaaggttaattttaaatatttacataattttaaaaagattgagaatattaaatatattaaattagagCAGCAAGGTGAGACAGAAATAAATGCATATAATATTAATGGAGGTAGTAGTATACATTTATAATAGAGTGGAGCAAGTGGTAGTAAGAAGTGATTTCCAAAATTATACATTCATGGTAAAGCGGCACATTGAAAATGATATGAACTCGAACACAACTAATACTAAGTCATATTTGCAAACATAATCAACAACGAGAAAAACCAAAAAGATCGATAACAGAATGGTGAATCAATGAATGCAGACTACTCTCTTTTTCCCTCTACCTTTATATTAACTAAGCAAAATAAAGAGTTCTATGTTACAAATCATCAAAATTGCAGTGGAATTGCAATGACCACAGCTAGTTTTCTCTTCCATTTCTCAATTAGAAATGAGCTTATCAGCTTTCAACCAATTTAATGAAATTTAGCATTTCAACAAGCTTACAGAATCTCTCCCCCTTTTCTCTCTAATGGCAATGGTTTGGAATGAATTAATTCTTCCAGCAATGGAATGGACATGATAAAATCATGTGATTGTTGCCGCAACTGATCGGTTCTTGGGACGAAGTTTTGACCATTCAATCGTGTGGTAATAGCATGAACAGAAACACCCAAGTTTGACGGCAGAATACTGCTGGGCCGAATTTGGCTGCAGTGTAGAAAGGTTAACTATTGTGCCGACTGATAAAGACGAAATCAATATGGAATAACATATGGTAGAGCATAAACATCCGCTGACTCTATTTGCAGAGCCTCTGACCATACATGTGGGGTCTCATCAATCTCAGGAAATCCCACCTTGGGTTTTTTCTTTGATTGAGATTCATTGCTGCTAAATAGCCATGCTTGGTCATCGAAATCAGGCCATTCTTCCATTTCGGCAACTGAAAGTACCTGGCTTAAATACTTGGTATCTGGGTGCGGTGGTTTCATAAATACTTTATCAGTCTGACTAGCTTTTGCACTAGTTGATAAATGCTTTGTTGAGGAGATAGATGACAGCTGAGCTTCAATAATACCATTCACCTTGCGTTCGTTATTATCAGCTTTAAGACTGGTTCTTGCTTTGGGGGTATCTGAAGTAGGTGCAATCGGAGCTTCACAAAATTCCAATGTCCTTCCATTGTCCGTCAATGGATGAGAGGAAGTAGTTCTCGGCTGCTTATTGGGTTTAATGTCATCAACTGtaagaaaaagaaagcaaaaccGTTAACCAAGAGTTATAAAGCTCTAGAACTTTTGCTGCCACTAAAAGCAATTGCTCGATTTCAAGCACAGGTTTACTGTGAGTTTTCTAACAGATAAGAGGGCATCAAGTTTCAAGCAATCACCTacctaaacaaaaagaaaagtttCAAGTGATCAGCGGGATTGATACATACAATCATGGTATAACACTCACCATGAAAGAATCCATTTTTTTCCCGGTCCTTGCGCTTGTGGAGATTTTCCACAGCAACAGCACCCTTGTTACCTACGTCGAAAGGATCcaatgatttttgagttttggtaCCTACAGGGTCATCTTTCTTGCTTCCTTTCAAATTATCCTGCTCCAAATTCCGATGTTCACTTTTGGCCTTCACTGCCGCTTTATGCTTCTCTCTGTCCCTATCCTTCTCTTTCCCGTGACTTTTTTTCTCCTTGTGCTTATCCTTGATTTTATcattgctttctttttctttggttttttctTTCCCTTCTCCTCGCCTCTCGTTATTATTCTCCACTTGTCCAGGGATCCCTTCAGCTCTAGCTTTAACTGCACCACCAAGGTTCGGGACCATAGCATTTTGACCAGAGCTTGTATCCTCCCTGATTCTTTGCGCATCCAACCTACTATCATCACTTCTCTTGTTCTTTTCCATCCCTTCAGCCGGCGTGTTGGCAGTCTTAGCCACCAATCTGACCATTTGCTCATCTCGCTTTTTGTCGTTAACCATAAACTTCTCTGCAAATCGGTCCCCAGCTCCTGGACCTTCATCTCTGATCCTCCTCCCTTGCACAAATTTAGAATCCTGGAAATCTTCAGCGAGATTGCTATTCTGGCTAACCTTTTGCCCATTATAACCCAAAAATTGTCCAGCATGCTTCTTCTCATCCAAGGTACTGCTTCGGTCTTTATCCCTATCTTTCTCTTTCTGAATAAACTTGTCCCCACTTTGACCTTCAGATTTTCCATGAAGTATCTTCTCATCTGAGATTTTCTCCCCATTTTGAACCCCTGGAAGACCATGAAACTTCTTCTCATCGGAGATATTACTTCTATCTTTCTCTTTATCTCTatccttttccttctttttgtctctgtgtttttcttttttgtctttCTTATCTTTATGCTTTCCATCACTTttatctttctcttttttttcctttttttctctcttttccttgtCCTTGTCTTTGTCCTTGTCCTTCTTCTCCTTCTTATGCTTCTTCT from the Gossypium hirsutum isolate 1008001.06 chromosome D09, Gossypium_hirsutum_v2.1, whole genome shotgun sequence genome contains:
- the LOC107890498 gene encoding myb-like protein X translates to MSRCFPFPPPGYEKKARIENEDLLKKEKEKEKKHKKEKKDKDKDKDKEKREKKEKKEKDKSDGKHKDKKDKKEKHRDKKKEKDRDKEKDRSNISDEKKFHGLPGVQNGEKISDEKILHGKSEGQSGDKFIQKEKDRDKDRSSTLDEKKHAGQFLGYNGQKVSQNSNLAEDFQDSKFVQGRRIRDEGPGAGDRFAEKFMVNDKKRDEQMVRLVAKTANTPAEGMEKNKRSDDSRLDAQRIREDTSSGQNAMVPNLGGAVKARAEGIPGQVENNNERRGEGKEKTKEKESNDKIKDKHKEKKSHGKEKDRDREKHKAAVKAKSEHRNLEQDNLKGSKKDDPVGTKTQKSLDPFDVGNKGAVAVENLHKRKDREKNGFFHVDDIKPNKQPRTTSSHPLTDNGRTLEFCEAPIAPTSDTPKARTSLKADNNERKVNGIIEAQLSSISSTKHLSTSAKASQTDKVFMKPPHPDTKYLSQVLSVAEMEEWPDFDDQAWLFSSNESQSKKKPKVGFPEIDETPHVWSEALQIESADVYALPYVIPY